The region TTTGTTGTTGTggctaaattattatttttttttgtaaaaaggtTGCAGGTTTGACCAATAATTCTAATATTCGTGAGGCACATGAACTTCGCCAATGTGTAATAACACATGAGATTCTTGGGAAATATGTGCTTGAAGTTGCAAaggtaaaatgacaaaaatacccttgtaATCTAAAACTAAAACTTTTTATCTTTTCAATAATGTTGTGATTTGTTGCAGAAAAGGTTGGATGATATGCTGTATGTTGGAATCACAGAGGATCATAGAGAATCTGCTACAATGTTTGCAAATGTTGTTGGTGCTCAAGTTATTTCTCAGTTAATGGCATCAActgtaaataataataataataataataataataataataatacatcagGTAaatcttgttatttttatttctcagttatttgttatatatttcaccTAAGTTTTTACTTCTTGTGATTCAGAACAGGGTCCTTCAGTTTCTGATTCCACCAATGATACATCTGATGATCAGGTAATAATAAATAATTtggtgatttaaaaaaaataaaaaaaaactttatctCTTTCATATTAATAACTTAATATGCATTTTTTATATTATCAGGGTAACAGTTCATCAACTGTTGAAGAACAAAGCGAAAGTGTATGTATAATTGTATACTAtgcttcttgttttttttttaattacattttttataaatagtttaaaaATAGGCTCAAAAGATTTATATTTTTATAGATGACAGTGGGGAAACTTATGAAAACCTATGAAACTTGCATTTCTTCATTAAGATCATCTCAATCACAAAGGCGAATTGCTTCTTTGAAAAGAATTTCTCCAGCTAATTTCACAAAGGaggtatgtttaatgttttacaTTATTACCCTTAAaggttaaaatggtctttttgtattatgattattttaatatcTCACGTCTACAGGCACGTAGAAATGTACCTGATACGCTTCTCAAAGAAATTATTTCTTTAAATAGTCTTGATATGGAACTCTACAAGTATGCAAAAgagatttttcaaaaacagcATCAGATTATGAAATTACAGGATTCTGTTTCTTCTGTTACACCTGTAAGTTtcacaaattttataaaatttgaatttgttTCAAAAAGATCTTATTTgggattttgtttttcatggataAATTTCAGGAGAAGTGGCATTACATGATGTTTAACAACATTGATTCTACATGGACAGTTGCTTATTTTCttggtttcatgtttttgattTTCTTGATTTGCTTTTATAAAAGTGCAAAAAGAAGGATATCGAAAGTTAAGGTGTGATTAATATTTTTAACCAAATATCGATGGGAATTTTTTATGGGTTATTTTTGGTGATGATTTTTGTGGGATGTGTTATTATTTATTGGGTTTAGATCGAATTGAAGGAATATTGTGAATTGAGGTGAAGTTTGTAATTATGCACACAACTtgttttatgatttgaaaacTAAAGTAAGATGTTAAGTTTACACACATTCTACCAAGTAGAATTTAACGTCAATGGGTCAACTCGAACACTCAATGTTGGGGTCTTACCTTTTTCCACAAAGGCTATTGTGAAACATTAGTGGAAATgttttgttatgtgtatataatgTTAGTAACTTATGACTTACGAGGAAGAAAtgtatattataacttagaaaaaaaaaatatttttttttctaaaactcaTTGGGTTTACGTTACAAAATAAAGGGATGATTAAACTATTTATGATCATATACTAATACAAACACCAAGAAAAATAATAGAAAAGGAAATCTTGTATATACGAACACATTATTGCCTTCATGTTAAATAATGTAATGTTGATAGTATATTGATTAACTTAGGAAATGAGACAATGTTAATGAGTAGGACAATTTGGACGATGGTCTAGACCTTTAAATTTTTAGGGCCCCATTTTTCTAAATGTTCTTATTCTTATGTTAATTAGCTTTTGATTAATACATTTTAGTTATAAACCTTcaaatctcatatatatatatatatatatatatatatatatatatatatatatatatatatatatatatatatatatatatatatatatatatatatataaatttatattttataaactaaataccaatattaattaatttacatcaCTAGCATAAACATACAATATAAACATAAGATATAACGTAAATATTTTATTGAAAAGTGGagattttttattatataataactaataatcaaatctaataattattttcacataaaaactaTTCGTCAAAAAAACTATTTATCGACGCTGCTTTGCGCGAGCAcacatctagtgtgtgtgtgtgtgtgtgtgtgtgtgtgtgtatatatatatatatatatatatatatatatatatatatatatatatatatatatatatatatatatatatgaatggatAAATAAATTATAACATTCCGATGATGAATTATTTCCAGTTTTAATCCTAAGTATGATGATTAATTGCATTTTAGCCATTGTGTATGAGAAAGGTTGCAAAATGGCCCACAAtgacatttttgtaattttggccTGAGGTTACATATGTTGGGAGTAAATAGCGTACACAGGGCGTACAACATTATCTCCCAAAGGCTCATTCCCTCATCAACCTCCAACCCACTTTTACCTTCCAAAGCAAACCTTAATCCATCTAGGGCCTTTTTGAGTTTTGTGTGTGAGTTTTGGTAGCCTTGAAGGAGAAATGAAGAAGAGAAGAACACCTTGGAGGAGGGGGACTCTTTAGATCCAGAATAACATCATCTTTTGGCAtgatttggaggtataaagtcttaaacTTGGCTTATATTTCCTTAGATATTGTTAGTCTTTATTCATGTAGCATTTTGG is a window of Lactuca sativa cultivar Salinas chromosome 1, Lsat_Salinas_v11, whole genome shotgun sequence DNA encoding:
- the LOC111886059 gene encoding protein-tyrosine sulfotransferase yields the protein MGHVLRLALMLILLSIVHPSSSSYDFEHCKNSVKQWASSSLHSDTKDGHILKDLLFFLHVPRTGGRTYFHCFLKKLYSSALECPRSYDKLRFNPHKPGCRLLVTHDDYSMMSKLPTEKTSVVTILRNPIERVFSAYEFSIEVAARFLVHPNLTSVLKMSSRIRSKNGGISTLEIWPWKYLVPWMREDLFTRRDERKRRGPHHAYGNDSYDMEEIVMPLHEYINHPVAMDIVHNGATFQVAGLTNNSNIREAHELRQCVITHEILGKYVLEVAKKRLDDMLYVGITEDHRESATMFANVVGAQVISQLMASTVNNNNNNNNNNNNTSEQGPSVSDSTNDTSDDQGNSSSTVEEQSESMTVGKLMKTYETCISSLRSSQSQRRIASLKRISPANFTKEARRNVPDTLLKEIISLNSLDMELYKYAKEIFQKQHQIMKLQDSVSSVTPEKWHYMMFNNIDSTWTVAYFLGFMFLIFLICFYKSAKRRISKVKV